A window of the Gossypium hirsutum isolate 1008001.06 chromosome A05, Gossypium_hirsutum_v2.1, whole genome shotgun sequence genome harbors these coding sequences:
- the LOC107958856 gene encoding protein phosphatase 2C 53, translating to MEEMSLTVAVPFRFGNSVCENSTFATRMDITRLKLTASPAPVLTDSETKATNHLDTAGDVDCNYAGMETEESSVELPLTGEIKGERATASMDMISDSKDVWISSNDVMDRDSGEEDSFSLEGDRVFDLDSSCSLSVASETSSLCGEDFLGFDASSEVGTPSTMDNEKSICSVDIIAKATKFVESNVETVFASDPLAVAVNLEEEIGDGSEQKPSAVVLQLALEKEPNTTAPVGRSVFEVEYVPLWGVTSICGRRPEMEDAVATVPRFLKVPIQFLIGDRVVDGLSRDFVHQTAHFFGVYDGHGGSQVANYCRGRIHSALAEEIESIKECQSNANMTDGCQELWKKAFTNCFVKVDAEIVGKADQEPVAPETVGSTAVVALICSSHIVVANCGDSRAVLCRGKQPMALSVDHKPNREDEYERIEAAGGKVIQWNGHRVFGVLAMSRSIGDRYLKPWIIPDPEVVFVPRAKEDECLILASDGLWDVMSNEEACDLARRRILQWHKKNGTTLTPERGETIDPASQSAAEYLSNRALQKGSKDNITVIVVDLKAQRKFKSKT from the exons ATGGAGGAGATGTCTTTGACGGTCGCAGTGCCATTTAGATTTGGTAACTCAGTGTGTGAAAACTCTACCTTTGCTACCCGTATGGACATTACAAGACTTAAGCTTACGGCAAGTCCTGCTCCTGTTTTAACTGATTCTGAAACCAAGGCTACTAACCATTTAGATACTGCTGGAGATGTGGATTGTAACTATGCTGGTATGGAGACTGAAGAAAGTAGTGTAGAGCTGCCACTGACAGGAGAAATCAAGGGAGAAAGAGCTACTGCCTCCATGGATATGATATCTGACAGTAAAGATGTTTGGATTTCTAGTAATGACGTTATGGACCGAGACAGCGGGGAGGAGGATTCTTTCTCACTGGAAGGTGATCGGGTTTTCGATCTTGATAGCTCTTGTTCATTATCGGTTGCCAGTGAAACTAGTAGCCTTTGCGGAGAGGATTTTTTGGGTTTTGATGCTTCTTCTGAGGTAGGAACACCAAGTACCATGGACAATGAGAAAAGCATTTGCAGTGTTGATATTATTGCAAAAGCCACCAAGTTTGTGGAATCAAATGTTGAAACAGTATTTGCAAGTGATCCCCTTGCTGTGGCAGTAAATCTTGAGGAAGAGATTGGAGATGGGTCTGAACAGAAGCCATCTGCAGTGGTTCTTCAATTGGCTCTCGAAAAGGAACCGAATACAACAGCTCCGGTTGGACGCAGTGTGTTTGAGGTTGAATATGTGCCTCTTTGGGGAGTTACCTCTATATGCGGAAGGAGACCTGAGATGGAGGATGCCGTTGCTACTGTGCCTCGGTTTTTAAAGGTTCCAATTCAGTTCTTAATTGGTGATCGGGTAGTTGATGGCCTTAGCAGGGACTTTGTTCATCAGACCGCTCATTTCTTTGGTGTCTATGATGGTCATGGAGGTTCACAG GTTGCAAACTACTGTCGTGGGCGTATTCACTCTGCCTTGGCTGAGGAAATAGAGTCCATTAAGGAATGCCAGAGTAATGCAAACATGACAGATGGTTGCCAAGAGCTATGGAAAAAGGCATTCACAAATTGTTTTGTTAAAGTTGATGCTGAGATTGTGGGAAAAGCTGATCAGGAACCTGTTGCTCCTGAAACAGTTGGTTCCACTGCTGTTGTTGCCCTTATTTGTTCTTCTCATATTGTTGTAGCAAACTGTGGAGACTCAAGAGCTGTTCTTTGTCGTGGGAAACAGCCCATGGCTTTGTCTGTGGACCATAAA ccaaatcgagaagatgaatATGAAAGGATTGAAGCCGCTGGAGGCAAGGTTATCCAATGGAATGGTCATAGAGTTTTTGGTGTTCTTGCAATGTCAAGGTCCATTG GTGATAGATATTTGAAGCCGTGGATCATTCCGGATCCAGAAGTAGTGTTTGTTCCTAGAGCGAAAGAAGATGAATGCCTCATTTTGGCCAGTGATGGTCTATGGGATGTAATGTCAAATGAAGAAGCATGTGACCTAGCTCGGAGACGAATACTTCAATGGCACAAAAAGAACGGTACTACACTGACTCCAGAAAGGGGCGAGACGATCGATCCAGCTTCTCAATCTGCAGCAGAATACCTTTCAAACCGAGCACTTCAAAAAGGAAGCAAGGACAACATCACAGTAATTGTGGTGGATCTCAAAGCTCAAAGGAAGTTCAAGAGTAAGACCTGA
- the LOC107958858 gene encoding (S)-coclaurine N-methyltransferase yields MPSANLLLYFQDDVSVVNHWLMNGKHYAKTSEEWLKRMDRSLASIKPIMESTYGKDQAVKWTVYWRTFFIAVAELFGYNNGEEWMVAVFLFKKKKSHHQFSFPPIISLGH; encoded by the exons ATGCCTTCAGCTAATCTGCTTCTATATTTCCAG GATGATGTTTCTGTTGTAAACCATTGGCTTATGAATGGGAAACATTATGCAAAAACTAG TGAAGAGTGGCTGAAGAGGATGGACCGAAGCTTGGCTTCCATTAAGCCAATAATGGAGTCCACCTATGGCAAGGATCAGGCTGTGAAATGGACAGTGTATTGGAGAACATTCTTTATTGCTGTTGCGGAACTCTTTGGATACAATAATGGAGAAGAATGGATGGTTGCAGTTTTCCTATTCAAGAAGAAAAAAAGCCATCATCAATTCTCATTTCCACCAATAATCAGCTTGGGGCATTAG
- the LOC107958857 gene encoding (S)-coclaurine N-methyltransferase — protein MEGLMQVPYDVTVRFMLTFLERNLLPDAIIRRLTRLLLASRLRSGYKPSTELQLSDLLQFAHSLKEMPIAIKTDKPKTQHYELPTSFFKLVLGKNFKYSCCYFSDESKTLEDAEEAMLELYCERSQLKDGQTVLDVGCGWGSLSLYIARKYPNCRVTGICNSTTQKAFIEEQYQDRQLQNVEIIVADISTFEMEASYDRIYSIEMFEHMKNYHDLLKKISKWMKEDSLLFVHYFCHKAFAYHFEDINEDDWITRYFFTGGTMPSANLLLYFQDDVSVVNHWLVNGKHYAKTSEEWLKRMDRSLASIKPIMESTYGKDQAVKWTVYWRTFFIAVAELFGYNNGEEWMVAVFLFKKK, from the exons ATGGAGGGTCTGATGCAGGTGCCTTATGATGTTACGGTTAGGTTCATGTTGACCTTCTTGGAGCGCAATTTGTTGCCTGATGCTATTATACGGAGGTTGACTCGGCTTCTCCTGGCTAGTCGTCTTCGTTCTGGTTATAAACCCTCCACTGAACTCCAACTCTCTGATCTCCTTCAGTTTGCTCATT CCCTAAAGGAGATGCCTATAGCTATCAAGACAGACAAGCCTAAAACTCAACATTACGAACTGCCAACCTCTTTCTTCAAGTTGGTTCTTGGGAAGAACTTCAAATACAg TTGCTGTTACTTTTCTGATGAGTCGAAAACTTTGGAGGATGCTGAGGAAGCAATGTTGGAACTGTACTGTGAGAGATCGCAATTAAAAGATGGCCAAACGGTTCTTGATGTGGGGTGTGGATGGGGTTCACTTTCTCTATACATTGCCCGTAAATACCCCAATTGCAGGGTTACAGGGATTTGCAATTCCACCACTCAGAAAGCTTTTATAGAGGAGCAATACCA GGATCGGCAATTGCAAAATGTGGAGATCATTGTTGCGGACATAAGCACATTTGAAATGGAGGCATCATACGACAGGATATATTCGATTGAAATGTTTGAG CATATGAAGAACTATCACGATCTTCTCAAGAAGATATCAAAGTGGATGAAAGAGGATAGTCTTCTTTTTGTTCATTATTTCTGCCATAAAGCATTTGCTTACCACTTTGAG GACATAAATGAAGATGACTGGATAACCAGGTACTTCTTTACAGGAGGTACAATGCCTTCAGCTAATCTGCTTCTATATTTCCAG GATGATGTTTCTGTTGTCAACCATTGGCTTGTGAATGGGAAACATTATGCAAAAACTAG TGAAGAGTGGCTGAAGAGGATGGACCGAAGCTTGGCTTCCATTAAGCCAATAATGGAGTCCACCTATGGCAAGGATCAGGCTGTGAAATGGACAGTGTATTGGAGAACATTCTTTATTGCTGTTGCGGAACTCTTTGGATACAATAATGGAGAAGAATGGATGGTTGCAGTTTTCCTATTCAAGAAGAAATAA